A stretch of Myxococcus hansupus DNA encodes these proteins:
- a CDS encoding anthranilate synthase component I family protein, whose translation MHRPPSATCFPDRASFEALVAQGYNQVPVAWRFPLGRLRPVDLLRALPEGDRFLLESTRVSAEGRYSFVGARPFLRFTAKEGQGFIDDVLQPEAPLEVLRSLLRRWRGVRPPGMPLFCGGAVGFFGYEAAHCFEALPRHPRDDLRLPDIALSFIDTFMAVDHHEGQLLLVATGSDWEDCERRLEGLENRVRSAVPTPALSPPAADAPGAAYRSNFSQDAYLGAVERVREYVRAGDTYQVNLSQRLEVDFPGEPLALYETLSAINPVHFASYLEGNGYHVVSASPERLVRVEQGRATTRPIAGTRRRGTPEEEARFVHELRTNDKERAEHAMLVDLERNDLGRVCDYGSVEVTRLMDIVEYAHVIHIESEVVGRLAPEVEPLDVVGALFPGGTITGVPKIRTMQIITELEPHARGLYTGSLGYLSFTGDLDLNIVIRTLVVKDGQAYAQVGGGIVHDSQPRQEYKETLNKARSQLLALAAVGRTE comes from the coding sequence ATGCACCGGCCACCTTCCGCCACCTGCTTTCCGGACCGGGCGTCCTTCGAGGCCCTCGTGGCCCAGGGCTACAATCAGGTCCCCGTGGCATGGCGGTTTCCACTCGGGCGCCTGCGCCCCGTGGACCTGCTGCGTGCCCTTCCCGAGGGAGACCGGTTCCTGCTGGAGAGCACCCGTGTCAGCGCGGAGGGGCGTTACTCCTTTGTCGGCGCGCGGCCCTTCCTCCGCTTCACCGCCAAGGAGGGGCAAGGCTTCATCGACGACGTGCTCCAGCCGGAAGCACCGCTGGAGGTGCTGCGGAGTCTGCTGCGCCGGTGGCGCGGTGTGCGCCCTCCGGGGATGCCCCTGTTCTGCGGCGGCGCGGTGGGCTTCTTCGGCTACGAAGCCGCCCACTGCTTCGAAGCGCTGCCGCGCCACCCGCGCGACGACCTGCGACTGCCCGACATCGCACTGTCGTTCATCGACACCTTCATGGCCGTGGACCATCACGAGGGCCAGTTGCTCCTGGTGGCCACGGGTTCGGATTGGGAGGACTGCGAGCGCAGGCTCGAAGGCCTGGAGAACCGTGTTCGCTCGGCAGTCCCGACGCCGGCCCTTTCGCCTCCGGCGGCGGATGCGCCCGGCGCGGCGTACCGCTCCAATTTCTCCCAGGACGCCTACCTGGGCGCGGTGGAGCGGGTGCGCGAGTACGTCCGCGCCGGTGACACGTATCAAGTCAATCTGTCGCAGCGGCTGGAGGTGGACTTTCCCGGGGAGCCGCTCGCGCTCTACGAGACGCTGTCCGCCATCAACCCCGTCCACTTCGCGAGCTATCTCGAAGGCAACGGCTACCACGTGGTCAGCGCGTCGCCAGAGCGACTGGTGCGCGTGGAGCAGGGCCGAGCCACCACGCGGCCCATCGCGGGGACGCGCCGTCGAGGAACACCGGAGGAAGAGGCCCGGTTCGTTCACGAGCTGCGCACCAACGACAAGGAGCGCGCCGAGCACGCGATGCTGGTGGACCTGGAGCGCAACGACCTGGGCCGAGTCTGCGACTACGGCTCGGTCGAGGTCACCCGGCTGATGGACATCGTCGAGTACGCCCATGTCATCCACATCGAGTCGGAGGTGGTGGGGCGGCTCGCGCCGGAGGTGGAGCCCCTGGACGTGGTGGGCGCGCTCTTTCCCGGAGGCACCATCACCGGCGTGCCGAAGATTCGCACCATGCAGATCATCACCGAGTTGGAGCCGCATGCCCGGGGCCTCTACACGGGCTCGCTCGGGTATCTGTCCTTCACCGGGGACCTGGACCTGAACATCGTCATCCGCACGCTGGTGGTGAAGGACGGCCAGGCCTATGCCCAAGTGGGGGGCGGCATCGTCCACGACTCGCAGCCGCGCCAGGAGTACAAAGAGACGCTCAACAAGGCGCGCTCACAGCTCCTCGCCTTGGCCGCCGTGGGGAGGACGGAATGA
- a CDS encoding pseudouridine synthase yields the protein MARRQRTPRWLEAARRRGPEDVRSSSDRPDWLTRALGKAGVMPRAKAEVAIQEGRVSLDGQVEREPFAPVRPGVEVRVDGRVVQLSAPLHALMFHKPAGLVVHGSDPEGVGTVFEHLYAKLPASLGSFEWLAVGRLDRDTTGLLLFTNDERLVRHGTSPERHLAKRYVAGVEGSPGEDALRSLREGLVLEDGPTRPASARLRAPDIVELTLTEGRHHQVKRMLAAVGHPVRTLHREAVGGVTLDVPEGTWRLLEDDEVSQGLAFTPA from the coding sequence ATGGCGCGCAGGCAGCGGACACCCAGGTGGCTGGAGGCGGCGAGGCGGAGGGGCCCGGAGGACGTGCGGTCCTCCTCCGACAGGCCGGACTGGCTCACGAGAGCCTTGGGCAAGGCGGGGGTGATGCCTCGCGCGAAGGCTGAAGTCGCCATCCAGGAGGGACGGGTGTCGTTGGACGGGCAGGTGGAGCGTGAGCCCTTCGCTCCCGTGCGTCCTGGCGTCGAGGTGCGGGTGGATGGACGGGTGGTGCAACTGTCGGCCCCGCTCCACGCGCTGATGTTCCACAAGCCCGCGGGGCTGGTGGTTCACGGCTCGGACCCGGAGGGTGTGGGCACCGTCTTCGAACACCTCTATGCGAAACTCCCTGCCTCGCTGGGAAGCTTCGAGTGGCTCGCGGTGGGCCGTCTGGACCGGGACACCACGGGGCTGCTGCTCTTCACCAACGATGAACGGTTGGTGCGGCATGGGACGTCACCCGAGCGGCACCTCGCCAAGCGGTACGTCGCGGGTGTCGAGGGCTCACCGGGCGAGGACGCGCTGCGGAGCCTGCGAGAGGGCCTGGTCTTGGAAGACGGTCCGACGCGGCCGGCCAGTGCCCGGTTGCGTGCACCGGACATCGTGGAACTCACCCTCACGGAGGGACGTCACCACCAGGTGAAGCGGATGCTGGCGGCGGTGGGCCATCCGGTGCGGACGCTGCATCGCGAGGCGGTAGGCGGCGTGACGCTGGACGTGCCCGAGGGCACCTGGCGGTTGTTGGAGGACGACGAGGTGTCGCAAGGGTTGGCCTTCACGCCTGCCTGA
- a CDS encoding endonuclease domain-containing protein gives MDGDDVRSVVTAWASALVRERNLMEDAETFVIRVQPAGLRRPPRFQGKTARERQVLMEGLTPPHGHKATWELCQALLEAPVAPVPGMLPEAVQQAIARAPLLALQALLALAPEGTTPALRVRAGPSDFRAVRTAAALCAAAPALTTGCVLAPETLAEHLQREESHALAMLREGRLDLAQAGVELPGSASTSVSTTRARLRQEGASEQVVQLYDSAVQTMASVYADADGQARSKAEEFLHARLQEHAGTRGLFVLNGKVDPGRGARSMEVDLLCTELRLAVEIDGYFHFRNPDGFRRDRRKDVALQCAGFWVVRFLADDVVARLEEILETLDTLIATRRGALTGKDTPNGKR, from the coding sequence GTGGATGGCGATGACGTGCGGAGCGTCGTCACCGCCTGGGCCTCGGCGTTGGTCCGGGAGAGGAACCTGATGGAGGACGCGGAGACCTTCGTCATCCGGGTCCAGCCCGCGGGCCTGAGACGGCCGCCGCGGTTCCAAGGCAAGACAGCCCGTGAGCGCCAGGTGCTGATGGAAGGGCTGACGCCGCCCCATGGCCACAAGGCCACCTGGGAGCTGTGTCAGGCCCTCCTGGAGGCCCCCGTGGCACCGGTGCCCGGGATGTTGCCGGAGGCCGTCCAACAGGCCATTGCCCGCGCGCCGCTGCTGGCGCTCCAGGCGTTGCTCGCGCTGGCCCCCGAGGGCACCACACCGGCGCTCCGCGTCAGGGCGGGGCCCTCCGACTTCCGGGCGGTCCGGACGGCCGCGGCCCTGTGTGCCGCGGCGCCCGCGCTCACGACGGGCTGCGTGCTCGCCCCCGAAACCCTCGCCGAGCATCTGCAACGGGAGGAGTCCCACGCCCTCGCCATGCTGAGGGAAGGGCGGCTGGACCTGGCACAGGCAGGGGTGGAGCTACCCGGCTCCGCCAGTACGTCCGTGTCCACCACGCGCGCGCGGCTCCGGCAGGAAGGCGCCTCCGAGCAGGTCGTCCAGCTCTACGACTCGGCGGTCCAGACCATGGCCTCCGTCTACGCGGACGCGGATGGTCAGGCGCGCAGCAAGGCGGAAGAGTTCCTGCACGCCCGGCTCCAGGAGCACGCGGGCACCCGGGGGCTCTTCGTCCTCAACGGCAAGGTGGACCCGGGCCGGGGTGCCCGGTCCATGGAAGTGGACCTGCTCTGCACCGAGCTGCGTCTGGCGGTGGAAATCGACGGGTATTTCCACTTCCGCAATCCAGACGGCTTCCGAAGGGACCGTCGCAAGGACGTCGCACTCCAGTGCGCGGGCTTCTGGGTGGTCCGTTTCCTCGCGGACGACGTGGTGGCCCGGCTGGAAGAGATTCTCGAAACCCTCGACACGTTGATTGCCACCCGCAGGGGTGCGCTCACCGGGAAGGACACACCGAATGGGAAGCGCTGA
- a CDS encoding threonine/serine exporter family protein — MCAAVAVPPEHLAAASHPPPPGPAVAFTLRLGEALHRYGTPAHRLERLMQRVSERFGLEGRFFSTPTSIFSSFGPPEALRTSLIRVEPGDMDLERLTLLDTLADEVIHGNVPPAEGTQRVDAILAQAERFGPALQLLCWTLAGGAAGRLFGGGLKEMAVAALSSLLIGILAVVTRQQPTTARVLEPVAAILSSAVAALAASLWGPLSSQVATLAGLIVLLPGLSLTVAINELATRNLISGTSRLTAAALVFLQLGFGVALGSRLSGVLPTPPVAPLPPALPDWTQVPMLLVAIFAVCVLFRARPRDWGWIAGACTFGFAGARLGALLLGAQLGAFVGALLLAMGSNALARLRNQPSITTLVPGLMLLVPGSVGFRSLSSLLERDVVAGVDTAFSMLMVAVALVAGLLSANALVPTRKVL, encoded by the coding sequence ATGTGCGCCGCCGTGGCCGTCCCTCCCGAGCACCTCGCCGCCGCCAGTCACCCACCGCCGCCGGGCCCCGCCGTCGCCTTCACCCTCCGGCTGGGTGAGGCGCTGCACCGCTACGGCACGCCCGCGCACCGCCTGGAGCGGCTGATGCAGCGGGTGTCGGAGCGCTTTGGCCTGGAGGGGCGCTTCTTCTCCACGCCCACGTCCATCTTCTCGTCCTTCGGCCCGCCGGAGGCGCTGCGCACCTCGCTCATCCGCGTGGAGCCCGGTGACATGGACCTGGAGCGACTGACGCTGCTCGACACGCTGGCGGATGAAGTCATCCACGGGAATGTGCCTCCCGCGGAGGGCACCCAGCGCGTGGACGCCATCCTCGCGCAGGCCGAGCGCTTTGGCCCCGCGCTCCAATTGTTGTGCTGGACGCTCGCGGGCGGCGCCGCGGGCAGGCTCTTCGGCGGAGGGCTCAAGGAGATGGCGGTGGCGGCCCTCAGCAGCCTGCTCATCGGCATCCTGGCCGTCGTCACACGCCAGCAGCCCACCACGGCCCGCGTGCTGGAGCCCGTGGCGGCCATCCTGTCCTCCGCCGTCGCCGCGTTGGCCGCGAGCCTGTGGGGCCCCCTGTCCTCCCAGGTGGCCACGCTGGCGGGCCTCATCGTCCTGCTGCCCGGCCTGTCGCTCACGGTGGCCATCAACGAGCTGGCCACGCGCAACCTCATCTCCGGCACCTCGCGGCTCACCGCGGCCGCGCTCGTCTTCCTTCAGCTCGGCTTCGGGGTGGCGCTGGGCAGCCGGCTGTCCGGCGTGTTGCCGACGCCGCCCGTGGCGCCCCTCCCGCCCGCGCTGCCGGATTGGACGCAGGTGCCCATGCTGCTGGTGGCCATCTTCGCGGTGTGCGTGCTCTTCCGGGCCCGCCCCCGGGATTGGGGCTGGATTGCCGGGGCCTGCACCTTCGGTTTCGCCGGGGCCCGCCTGGGCGCGCTGCTGCTGGGGGCGCAGTTGGGCGCCTTCGTGGGCGCGCTGCTGCTGGCCATGGGCAGCAACGCGCTGGCGCGGCTGCGCAACCAGCCGTCCATCACCACCCTGGTCCCCGGGTTGATGCTGCTGGTGCCCGGCAGCGTCGGCTTCCGCAGCCTGTCCTCGCTGCTGGAGCGGGACGTGGTGGCCGGCGTGGACACGGCCTTCTCCATGCTGATGGTGGCGGTGGCGCTGGTGGCGGGCCTCCTGTCCGCCAACGCCCTGGTCCCCACGCGCAAGGTGCTCTGA
- a CDS encoding aminotransferase class IV: MFSTVAVDGAVRSWEDLRLQDFAQGFFFGAGFFTTFRIEAGAPWFLARHLWRLRSSLAAYPHAVRPPPHEFLAEDAVRETLQRCLRADAALGPDFHGVGKLSVSDGHVLLTFREHAPESERLRHEGRALDTWEPGAYRGGESTLNHKGLAYFRQYARMERLPLLGNEAGEVCELPTANVFCVLGETLVTPPLSSPCLPGIIREVLLEAGQVGTLPVVERALPFEQLTAVSACVFTNAAMLATGVPRLLGRALPGSLALAQEVRARVEAVAARER, translated from the coding sequence ATGTTCTCCACGGTCGCGGTGGATGGAGCGGTGCGGAGCTGGGAAGACCTGCGGTTGCAGGACTTCGCCCAGGGGTTCTTCTTCGGCGCGGGCTTCTTCACCACCTTCCGCATCGAAGCCGGGGCGCCCTGGTTCCTCGCCCGGCATCTGTGGCGACTGCGGTCGAGCCTCGCGGCCTATCCCCATGCGGTGCGTCCCCCGCCCCATGAGTTCCTCGCGGAAGACGCTGTCCGCGAGACGCTCCAGCGGTGCTTGCGCGCGGACGCCGCGCTCGGGCCGGACTTTCACGGTGTGGGTAAGTTGTCGGTGAGTGACGGCCATGTGCTGCTCACCTTTCGCGAGCACGCGCCCGAGTCGGAGCGACTGCGGCATGAGGGACGCGCCTTGGACACCTGGGAGCCGGGGGCCTACCGCGGTGGCGAATCCACGCTGAACCACAAGGGCCTCGCCTACTTTCGCCAGTACGCGCGGATGGAGCGGCTGCCCTTGCTCGGAAACGAAGCGGGCGAGGTCTGTGAGCTGCCCACGGCCAACGTCTTCTGCGTGCTCGGCGAAACGCTCGTCACTCCGCCGCTGTCCTCGCCGTGCCTCCCGGGCATCATCCGCGAGGTGCTGCTGGAAGCCGGGCAGGTAGGGACGTTGCCTGTCGTGGAGCGCGCCCTCCCCTTTGAACAGCTCACGGCGGTGAGCGCCTGTGTCTTCACCAACGCCGCGATGCTCGCCACGGGCGTGCCGCGACTGCTGGGCCGCGCGCTGCCCGGCAGCCTGGCGCTGGCCCAGGAGGTTCGCGCACGGGTCGAGGCCGTGGCAGCGCGCGAACGCTGA
- a CDS encoding helicase HerA domain-containing protein encodes MANDPRLDIFLNDTREVFSSVEQGQHIWQADPFDVEALNAPARRAFKRLLDRATSDSPPDSGKLLLLLGESGSGKTHLVRSFRNTTHGERKGFVGYMPMTVDAAQYDRYILSNLIDSLDKPFDLAGEDDDTGLMHLSDALMAQCNSAFAPLIPDEKVLEDEELHGTIRAVADELLGDPRFQQVEVDLLRALIYLQRRDPRLNRRIFHWLRCEELSQADRNVIGNLIPRTADDAPARMVEHLGRLMGALEQALVLCVDQVEDVSDFEQRPQMEGSFRRAMNSLAAIASRVPRSIVVFCCLSDYWAKMGPLLTRSIVDRIENDPEPVVLEQTVTADTARDLAARRLQSLFEQRGATVSRTDPTWPFSAKGFEVLGGHRARDVLNECRRYRDRAIQDQKLPSEFPLKRPNSAAKKPPEAPPPNTPNMDQLWTDFRAAFKADLPEEDSDIAALLAWAIEAGSNELGGTPRFDVKPKDNEMLDVQVHPEGGKLLVALCDRNPRGGGLGRQMTDALKKAVGKTPVLVRTSEFPSSTGTIVADQIGVLLRKGGRRVIVGDTELRDLVALRSFEEKHAGEAALIEWSRTAKPITRLKSVNDILGLEQLDAPPPPSSPKANKPASKVDAATALGQVGARGTASASTAKGQAAMPEGPTTLPYGGVQVPDEFQAGANPGAPANTRATMTDEVDSSSHRKPSKRNGSASANAESEALDEASPSSLREPTKRNERASAHAEPEDLDEAGTSSNHKPAKNNERASAQAPTEMTDEAAASPRRGPTKGTTGHASADDVAEDPLENMTSAAPFLTAGRTTTPAKGTPNPMGAVGTRPTAPPSAPAPSESRTGPLRIGASEGVFSQPVMLDPSAELTRHSAFLGGTGSGKTTLALNILEQLLLRGIPAILIDRKGDLAAYARERDWEEPLSDPTLLERRRLLRERVEIALYTPGRSDGRPLAIPVIPRGLEELAPDDREQGVQQASDAISGMLEYKTSNSDRATRALLTQALRLLVQRPLGRELTLEMVQQFVADQDESLRQETGGLPPRTFAKLAQDLEVLRLNIRPLLAAGGERLDVDELLGRGAASTPGKTRLSIISTKFLGDRSRVLFWVSQLLLETNRWASQHPASQLQAVLLFDEADMYLPATSKPATKQPMEDLLKRARSAGIGVMLATQSPGDLDYKCRENVRNWFVGRVKEDSALRKLKPMFTEARVDAEAKLPNQKAGQFHALRDGHVQQLKADRSVMRTDQLPEDEILKEARRSLERGGATDTPKASGTR; translated from the coding sequence GTGGCCAACGACCCTCGACTCGATATCTTCCTCAACGACACCCGCGAGGTCTTCAGCAGCGTCGAACAGGGCCAGCACATCTGGCAGGCAGACCCGTTCGACGTGGAGGCCCTCAACGCCCCGGCACGCCGCGCCTTCAAGCGGCTGCTCGACCGGGCCACGTCCGATTCACCTCCGGATTCGGGCAAGCTGTTGCTCCTCCTCGGCGAGTCCGGCAGTGGCAAGACGCACCTGGTCCGCTCGTTCCGCAACACCACGCACGGCGAGCGCAAGGGCTTCGTCGGCTACATGCCGATGACCGTCGATGCGGCGCAGTACGACCGCTACATCCTGTCCAACCTCATCGACTCGCTGGACAAGCCCTTCGACCTGGCTGGCGAAGATGACGACACCGGCCTGATGCACCTGTCGGACGCACTGATGGCTCAGTGCAACAGCGCCTTCGCCCCGCTCATCCCGGACGAGAAGGTCCTCGAGGACGAGGAACTCCACGGCACCATCCGGGCCGTCGCGGACGAGCTGCTCGGAGACCCGCGCTTCCAACAGGTGGAGGTGGACCTGCTCAGAGCCCTCATCTACCTGCAGCGCCGCGACCCGCGCCTCAACCGCCGAATCTTCCACTGGCTGCGCTGCGAGGAGCTGTCCCAGGCGGACCGGAATGTCATTGGCAACCTGATTCCCCGCACCGCCGACGATGCACCCGCGCGCATGGTGGAGCATCTGGGACGGCTGATGGGCGCGCTGGAGCAGGCGCTCGTGCTCTGCGTGGACCAGGTGGAGGACGTCAGCGACTTCGAGCAGCGCCCGCAGATGGAAGGCTCGTTCCGCCGCGCGATGAACAGCCTCGCGGCCATCGCCAGCCGCGTGCCTCGCTCCATCGTGGTGTTCTGCTGCCTCTCCGACTACTGGGCGAAGATGGGGCCCCTCCTCACCCGGTCGATTGTGGACCGCATCGAGAACGACCCCGAGCCGGTGGTGCTGGAGCAAACGGTGACGGCCGACACGGCCCGAGACCTCGCGGCTCGGCGGCTGCAGTCGCTCTTCGAACAGCGCGGCGCCACCGTCAGCCGGACGGACCCGACGTGGCCCTTTTCGGCGAAAGGCTTCGAGGTGCTCGGCGGACACCGTGCCCGCGACGTCCTGAACGAATGCCGCCGCTACCGCGACCGCGCCATCCAGGACCAGAAGCTCCCCTCGGAGTTTCCGCTCAAGCGCCCGAACTCCGCCGCAAAGAAGCCCCCGGAAGCGCCCCCACCGAACACGCCGAACATGGACCAGCTCTGGACGGACTTCCGCGCCGCGTTCAAGGCGGACCTGCCCGAGGAGGACTCCGACATCGCGGCCCTGCTCGCCTGGGCCATCGAAGCGGGCAGCAACGAGCTGGGCGGCACGCCCCGCTTCGACGTGAAGCCCAAGGACAACGAGATGCTGGACGTCCAGGTCCACCCCGAGGGCGGCAAGCTCCTCGTCGCGCTGTGTGACCGCAACCCGCGCGGCGGTGGACTCGGCCGCCAGATGACAGATGCGCTCAAGAAGGCCGTGGGGAAGACGCCCGTCCTCGTTCGGACGTCCGAGTTCCCCTCCTCCACGGGCACCATCGTCGCCGACCAGATTGGCGTCCTGCTCCGCAAGGGCGGCCGCCGGGTCATCGTGGGCGACACGGAGCTGCGTGATCTCGTGGCCCTGCGCAGCTTCGAAGAGAAGCACGCGGGCGAGGCAGCGCTCATCGAGTGGAGCCGCACCGCCAAGCCCATCACCCGGCTGAAGTCCGTGAACGACATCCTCGGACTGGAACAACTCGACGCCCCTCCGCCTCCGTCCAGCCCGAAAGCCAACAAGCCCGCGAGCAAGGTCGATGCAGCGACCGCGCTCGGTCAGGTCGGCGCCCGCGGCACGGCGTCGGCCTCCACCGCGAAGGGACAGGCGGCGATGCCCGAAGGACCGACCACCCTTCCCTACGGCGGTGTCCAGGTCCCCGACGAGTTCCAAGCCGGCGCCAATCCCGGGGCACCCGCGAACACCCGGGCGACAATGACGGACGAGGTGGACAGCTCGTCACACCGGAAACCCTCGAAACGAAACGGAAGTGCTTCAGCGAATGCCGAGTCTGAAGCGCTGGACGAGGCGAGCCCGTCCTCACTCCGGGAACCCACGAAGAGAAACGAACGCGCTTCGGCCCATGCCGAGCCCGAGGACCTGGACGAGGCAGGCACGTCTTCCAACCACAAGCCCGCGAAGAACAACGAACGCGCTTCAGCGCAGGCCCCTACGGAAATGACGGACGAGGCAGCCGCCTCGCCACGCCGAGGACCCACGAAGGGGACCACTGGACATGCGTCAGCGGACGACGTCGCTGAGGACCCGCTGGAGAACATGACGTCCGCTGCACCGTTCTTGACGGCGGGGCGGACGACCACTCCCGCCAAGGGCACACCAAACCCCATGGGCGCTGTCGGAACAAGGCCCACGGCCCCTCCCTCGGCACCAGCGCCCTCCGAGTCACGCACGGGCCCGCTGCGCATCGGCGCCTCGGAGGGCGTCTTCTCCCAGCCGGTGATGCTGGACCCCTCCGCCGAGCTGACGCGGCACAGCGCCTTCCTCGGAGGCACCGGCAGCGGCAAGACGACGCTGGCGCTCAACATCCTGGAGCAACTCCTCCTTCGAGGCATCCCCGCCATCCTCATCGACCGGAAGGGCGACCTCGCCGCGTATGCCCGCGAACGCGACTGGGAAGAGCCCCTGTCGGACCCCACGCTGCTCGAACGCCGCCGCCTGCTGCGTGAACGCGTCGAAATCGCGCTCTACACACCGGGCCGGTCGGATGGGCGACCGCTCGCCATCCCCGTCATCCCGAGAGGCCTCGAGGAACTCGCCCCCGATGACCGAGAGCAAGGTGTCCAGCAGGCATCCGACGCCATCTCGGGCATGCTCGAGTACAAGACCAGCAACAGCGACAGGGCCACTCGAGCCCTGCTGACCCAGGCCCTGCGACTGCTCGTTCAACGTCCACTGGGCAGAGAACTCACATTGGAGATGGTGCAACAATTCGTCGCCGACCAGGACGAATCCCTGCGACAGGAAACGGGTGGCCTCCCCCCAAGAACCTTCGCCAAGCTTGCCCAGGACCTGGAAGTCCTTCGCCTCAACATCCGCCCCTTGCTGGCGGCGGGAGGCGAACGTCTCGACGTGGATGAACTGCTCGGACGCGGCGCGGCCAGTACGCCCGGAAAGACCCGGCTGAGCATCATCAGCACCAAGTTCCTGGGCGACCGGTCGCGCGTCCTCTTCTGGGTCTCCCAGCTCCTGCTCGAAACCAATCGCTGGGCCAGCCAGCACCCCGCCTCCCAACTCCAGGCGGTGCTCCTGTTCGATGAAGCAGACATGTATCTGCCCGCGACCAGCAAGCCCGCCACCAAACAACCCATGGAGGACCTGCTCAAGCGCGCACGCTCCGCGGGCATCGGTGTGATGCTGGCCACCCAGAGCCCGGGCGACCTGGATTACAAGTGCCGCGAGAACGTGCGGAATTGGTTCGTCGGCCGGGTGAAGGAAGACAGTGCCCTGCGGAAACTCAAGCCCATGTTCACCGAGGCGCGGGTCGACGCGGAGGCCAAGCTCCCCAATCAGAAGGCCGGGCAGTTCCATGCACTGCGCGACGGCCACGTCCAGCAACTCAAGGCCGACCGGTCGGTCATGCGCACCGACCAACTCCCCGAGGACGAAATCCTCAAGGAGGCGCGCCGCTCGCTGGAACGCGGTGGCGCGACGGACACCCCCAAGGCCAGCGGCACACGCTGA
- a CDS encoding anthranilate synthase component II has translation MILLVDNFDSFTFNLVQALGAQGAELKVVRNDAITVAQVEALRPDHILISPGPCTPNEAGVSMELIRVFGGRIPLLGVCLGHQCLGQVFGAKVVRAPVPVHGKTAAIDHAGQGVFRGLPTPFTAARYHSLVVERESLPDCLEVTAWQDDLVMGLRHRDLPRLEGVQFHPESFLTPEGPRLLANFLEPAR, from the coding sequence ATGATTCTCCTCGTCGACAACTTCGACTCCTTCACGTTCAACCTCGTGCAGGCCCTGGGAGCCCAGGGCGCGGAGTTGAAGGTCGTGCGCAACGACGCCATCACCGTGGCCCAGGTGGAGGCGCTCCGGCCCGACCACATCCTCATCTCACCCGGGCCGTGCACGCCCAACGAGGCGGGCGTGTCCATGGAGCTCATCCGCGTCTTCGGCGGGCGCATCCCCCTGCTCGGCGTGTGTCTGGGCCACCAGTGCCTGGGGCAGGTGTTCGGCGCGAAGGTGGTCCGCGCCCCGGTGCCCGTGCACGGCAAGACGGCGGCCATCGATCACGCGGGACAAGGCGTGTTCCGCGGGCTTCCCACACCGTTCACCGCCGCTCGCTACCATTCGCTCGTGGTGGAGCGGGAGTCACTGCCCGACTGCCTGGAGGTGACGGCCTGGCAGGATGACCTCGTCATGGGGCTGCGACACCGCGACCTGCCCCGGCTGGAGGGGGTGCAGTTCCATCCCGAGTCGTTCCTCACGCCTGAAGGTCCCCGGCTGCTCGCCAACTTCCTGGAGCCCGCGCGTTGA